A single genomic interval of Chitinophaga sp. 180180018-3 harbors:
- a CDS encoding menaquinone biosynthesis decarboxylase, giving the protein MAYKNLRHFIDTLEQAGELVRIKTYVDPKLEIAEITDRVSKTPGGGKALLFENTGTDYPVLINAMGSYKRMCLALGVSELDDIAGEIENLFKLLSKPKESILDKLALLPKLGQFASWMPKVIAGKGSCQEVVMTDPDLSKLPVLTCWPKDGGPFITLPVIHTKDPLTGTRNVGMYRMQVFEKNMTGMHWHKHKVSARHFNEYKKLNKRMPVAVVLGGDPVYTYSATAPLPENVDEYMLAGFLRKKKVELVKCITQPDLEVPADADFVIEGYVEPSEDLIWEGPFGDHTGYYSLADWYPRFHVTAITHRKDAVYPSTIVGIPPQEDAWIGKATERIFLAPIKMTLVPEIIDMEMPVEGVFHNLVIAQIRKDFAGQAQKVMNAMWGAGQMMFNKILVVADEGTNIGNYKELAQYVFRHLNPATDIYLSQGPMDVLDHSCSKMGFGGKMCIDGTRKYEEETDTRYLQLPTPQLIDTASLMQQFPEIKAINSTLLQMDISCILVAVEKSRPFHIRELNEQLYMLPALSGVKMVLYVEHTVDVSDLASALWRFCNNLDPKRDSFVISRPSAVGAQHIGGIGMDGTLKNKILDNFERDWPNIIVADDATIQKVDAKWAELGMGPLLTSPSLKYKHQIYGEEAVVQQ; this is encoded by the coding sequence ACCGGTACTGATTACCCGGTGCTGATTAATGCTATGGGCAGCTACAAAAGGATGTGCCTGGCACTGGGTGTGAGTGAGCTGGACGATATAGCCGGCGAGATTGAAAATCTCTTTAAACTATTATCAAAACCTAAAGAAAGTATACTGGACAAACTGGCGCTGCTGCCCAAGCTGGGGCAGTTTGCTTCCTGGATGCCCAAGGTAATTGCCGGTAAAGGCAGCTGTCAGGAAGTGGTGATGACCGACCCGGATTTATCCAAACTGCCGGTGCTTACCTGCTGGCCTAAAGACGGTGGCCCGTTCATTACCCTGCCGGTGATTCATACGAAAGATCCGCTGACGGGCACCCGTAATGTGGGGATGTACAGGATGCAGGTTTTCGAAAAGAATATGACCGGTATGCACTGGCATAAACACAAGGTGTCGGCCAGGCACTTTAATGAATATAAAAAGCTGAATAAACGTATGCCCGTTGCCGTTGTACTCGGCGGCGATCCGGTGTACACCTATTCGGCTACTGCACCTTTGCCGGAGAATGTGGATGAGTACATGCTGGCAGGTTTTCTTCGCAAGAAAAAAGTAGAACTCGTAAAGTGTATTACGCAACCTGACCTGGAAGTGCCGGCTGACGCTGATTTCGTGATAGAAGGTTATGTAGAGCCGTCGGAAGATTTGATCTGGGAAGGGCCTTTCGGGGATCATACCGGGTACTATTCCCTGGCCGACTGGTATCCGCGGTTTCACGTAACTGCTATTACCCATCGTAAAGATGCCGTTTACCCTTCAACTATTGTGGGGATACCTCCGCAGGAAGACGCCTGGATTGGTAAGGCAACGGAACGCATTTTCCTGGCGCCTATCAAGATGACGCTGGTGCCGGAGATCATAGATATGGAAATGCCTGTGGAAGGCGTATTTCACAACCTGGTGATTGCGCAGATCCGGAAAGACTTTGCCGGCCAGGCGCAGAAGGTAATGAACGCCATGTGGGGCGCGGGCCAGATGATGTTCAACAAGATCCTGGTAGTGGCGGATGAAGGCACGAATATCGGCAACTATAAAGAGCTGGCCCAGTACGTATTCCGGCATCTGAACCCGGCTACTGATATTTACCTGAGCCAGGGCCCGATGGATGTGCTGGATCACTCCTGTTCGAAGATGGGATTCGGCGGTAAAATGTGTATCGATGGTACCCGCAAATACGAAGAAGAAACAGATACCCGGTATCTGCAGCTGCCTACGCCACAGTTGATAGACACGGCTTCGCTGATGCAGCAATTCCCGGAGATCAAAGCGATCAACAGCACGCTGCTGCAAATGGATATCTCCTGTATTCTTGTGGCGGTAGAAAAGAGCCGTCCGTTTCATATACGCGAACTGAATGAACAGCTGTATATGCTGCCAGCCTTGTCGGGAGTGAAGATGGTGCTGTATGTTGAGCATACGGTAGATGTAAGTGACCTGGCTTCTGCGTTGTGGCGGTTTTGCAATAATCTTGATCCTAAGCGCGACAGCTTTGTCATTAGCCGGCCATCGGCCGTTGGTGCGCAGCATATTGGTGGCATCGGGATGGATGGTACGCTAAAGAACAAAATACTGGACAATTTCGAACGTGACTGGCCCAATATCATTGTGGCGGATGATGCTACCATTCAGAAGGTAGACGCCAAGTGGGCCGAATTAGGTATGGGACCGTTGTTGACGTCCCCGTCTCTCAAATATAAACATCAGATTTATGGGGAGGAAGCAGTGGTTCAGCAATAG